In Bryobacteraceae bacterium, the following proteins share a genomic window:
- the lolA gene encoding outer membrane lipoprotein chaperone LolA: protein MSRFVLTFGLCLLVGIPAGAAVSVQEMLRGIEQRYNRPRTLQFQFEQSEAGRGRITRTESGTLSLRKPGRMRWDYTAPEGKLFLSDGKFVYFFNPLTMKVSRSKLRESDDMRAPLAFLMGRLDFHRDFKKFRTTPEGEDTYVIAEPKSDKAPYTQVAFLVTPDYRIKMLRVNGQDQSIMVYRLENEQTNPSLADGMFQFKMPAGAILVDEEEIE, encoded by the coding sequence GTGAGCCGTTTTGTGCTGACGTTCGGATTGTGCCTGCTGGTGGGGATACCCGCCGGCGCCGCCGTGAGCGTGCAGGAAATGCTGCGGGGCATCGAGCAGCGCTACAACCGGCCGCGCACGCTCCAGTTTCAATTCGAACAGTCGGAAGCCGGCAGGGGGCGCATCACACGGACAGAGTCCGGCACGCTCAGCCTGCGCAAGCCGGGCCGCATGCGTTGGGACTACACCGCGCCGGAGGGAAAGCTCTTCCTCTCCGACGGCAAGTTCGTCTACTTCTTCAATCCGTTGACGATGAAGGTGTCGCGATCCAAGCTGCGCGAGAGCGACGACATGCGCGCGCCGCTGGCGTTCCTGATGGGCCGGCTCGATTTCCACCGCGACTTCAAGAAGTTCCGGACGACGCCGGAGGGCGAGGACACCTACGTGATCGCCGAGCCGAAGTCGGACAAAGCGCCGTACACGCAGGTGGCGTTCCTGGTGACGCCCGACTACCGGATCAAGATGCTGCGGGTGAACGGGCAGGACCAATCGATCATGGTCTACCGGCTCGAGAACGAACAGACGAACCCTTCGCTCGCCGACGGGATGTTCCAGTTCAAGATGCCCGCCGGCGCGATTCTGGTGGACGAAGAAGAAATCGAGTAG
- a CDS encoding type II secretion system F family protein — MAEFVLKYADAKGAVHQQVAEADSEKELRDRLAQQGFLVYSIKARGGLAAQLGPGRRKLNLEKFLIFNQQFLTLIRAGLPILKCLDLVAERLAEPKMARYLKAVRDEVKNGTLLSEAFARQRIFPAIYITSLMAGEKSGSLAEVIERYIAYQRMALSVKKKIMLSLIYPAVLVVLVTCLIMFMVTYVVPNFAQLYGSLNAELPAITQYLLVVGLGVKEYLLFGVIGVVAAVVGFRMWARTDGGAVAIEHFQRRLPIFGEIWIKYQVAQFSRVLSTLLLGGIPLVQALETAGDSLGARTLKSALEKTRRLVREGQPLSSALATTGMFPDLSIDMIEVGESTGALPAMLSSVAEFFEEDVGTRMTAAMSLIEPAIMLFMGGFVAFVLVALYLPIFSLSERV, encoded by the coding sequence ATGGCTGAATTCGTTCTCAAATACGCCGACGCCAAGGGCGCCGTGCACCAACAGGTGGCCGAGGCCGATAGCGAGAAGGAACTGCGAGACCGCCTGGCGCAGCAGGGGTTTCTCGTCTATTCGATCAAGGCGCGGGGCGGGTTGGCGGCGCAGTTGGGGCCGGGCCGGCGGAAGCTCAACCTCGAGAAATTCCTCATCTTCAACCAGCAGTTCCTGACGCTCATCCGCGCCGGGCTGCCCATCCTCAAATGCCTCGATCTGGTGGCCGAGCGGCTGGCCGAGCCGAAGATGGCGCGGTATCTGAAGGCCGTCAGGGACGAGGTAAAGAACGGAACCCTGCTCTCGGAAGCCTTCGCCCGGCAGCGAATCTTTCCGGCGATCTACATCACGTCGCTGATGGCCGGAGAGAAGAGCGGTTCGCTCGCCGAAGTGATCGAGCGCTACATCGCCTACCAGCGCATGGCGCTGTCGGTGAAGAAGAAGATCATGCTTTCGCTGATCTACCCTGCGGTGCTCGTTGTGCTGGTGACCTGCCTGATCATGTTCATGGTGACCTACGTGGTGCCGAACTTCGCACAGCTCTACGGATCGCTGAACGCGGAATTGCCGGCGATCACGCAGTATCTGCTGGTGGTGGGGCTGGGCGTGAAAGAGTATCTGCTTTTCGGCGTCATCGGCGTTGTGGCGGCGGTGGTGGGCTTTCGCATGTGGGCGCGGACGGACGGGGGGGCGGTGGCGATCGAGCATTTCCAGCGCCGGCTGCCGATCTTTGGCGAGATCTGGATCAAATACCAGGTGGCACAGTTCTCGCGCGTGCTTTCAACGCTACTGCTGGGCGGCATTCCGCTGGTGCAGGCGCTTGAAACGGCCGGCGATTCGCTGGGGGCGCGGACGTTGAAGTCGGCGCTCGAGAAGACGCGGAGGCTGGTGCGCGAGGGACAACCGCTTTCGTCCGCGCTGGCCACGACGGGCATGTTCCCCGACCTTTCGATCGACATGATCGAAGTGGGCGAATCGACCGGCGCGCTGCCGGCAATGCTTTCTAGCGTCGCCGAGTTCTTCGAAGAGGACGTGGGCACGCGCATGACGGCGGCGATGTCGCTCATCGAACCGGCCATCATGCTTTTCATGGGCGGGTTCGTCGCCTTTGTGCTGGTAGCGCTGTACTTGCCGATCTTTTCGCTCTCCGAACGCGTCTGA
- a CDS encoding alpha/beta fold hydrolase — protein MTIPVLASAAAAAVSLAVHQAESAVRVRDGRRGAPPRDLADSVAGATAGWEAVDAASSDGLRLRAWLFRPRHWNGRAAIVLHGFTGSRLSVLDQARLLVEAGFAVLAPDSRGHGESGGAIVSFGIHEQHDLRLWGDFLCGRLRVGRYSVLGESMGAAVALQTLASDERIDAAVADAPFALFEDVAVERFADRIGVPPVFARTALRPVLLTAWNYIRLRYGIDLRQARPIDAMSRTSKPVLLIHGSADPSISPRHSERLHAANPAASRLWIVPGAGHAESVKADPRGYRDRVLAAFGA, from the coding sequence TTGACCATTCCGGTTCTTGCGTCCGCCGCGGCCGCCGCCGTTTCGCTCGCCGTGCATCAGGCTGAAAGCGCGGTGCGGGTGCGCGACGGCCGGCGGGGCGCACCTCCCCGGGATCTCGCCGACTCGGTGGCCGGTGCGACGGCCGGGTGGGAAGCCGTCGACGCCGCCTCGTCAGACGGGCTCCGGCTGCGCGCCTGGCTCTTTCGCCCGCGCCACTGGAACGGCCGTGCGGCGATCGTCCTGCACGGATTCACCGGCTCCCGGCTCAGCGTGCTCGACCAGGCGCGGCTGCTCGTCGAAGCCGGCTTCGCCGTCCTTGCCCCCGATAGCCGCGGCCATGGCGAAAGCGGCGGCGCCATCGTCTCGTTCGGCATCCACGAACAGCACGACCTGCGCCTTTGGGGCGACTTTCTATGCGGGCGCCTCCGCGTGGGCCGTTACTCGGTGCTCGGAGAGTCGATGGGGGCGGCCGTAGCGCTGCAGACCCTCGCCAGCGATGAACGTATCGACGCCGCCGTGGCCGACGCGCCCTTCGCCCTGTTCGAGGACGTTGCGGTCGAGCGCTTCGCCGACCGTATCGGCGTGCCTCCGGTCTTCGCCCGCACCGCGCTGCGCCCGGTGTTGTTGACCGCCTGGAACTACATCCGCTTGCGCTATGGGATCGACTTGCGGCAGGCGCGCCCGATCGACGCGATGAGCCGGACATCAAAGCCGGTGCTGCTCATCCACGGCTCGGCCGATCCATCGATTTCGCCGCGACACTCCGAGCGCCTGCACGCGGCCAATCCCGCGGCGAGCCGATTGTGGATCGTGCCGGGCGCCGGACACGCCGAGAGCGTCAAGGCAGACCCGCGAGGATACCGGGATCGCGTGCTGGCTGCGTTCGGGGCTTGA
- a CDS encoding DUF4143 domain-containing protein: MTALFGVRRILDLVHTFLYLCMHDGGLLDMPALCSNLEVKRPTAQHFIELLEATHLIYRLHPFGYGKEVLRSRYKIYLADAAISPAVMLKGKALLEDPLALGFATETAVFKHLFARYYASQVRFTYWRGKRNHEVDLMVELGDQVIPFEVKYGSARAGARELKGLLELCSDNRVARGYVVAKAFDDFGPLRFGGAAGAKVIRVPAPLPCYWMGASEPASA; this comes from the coding sequence ATGACCGCATTGTTCGGAGTCCGCCGCATCCTGGACCTGGTGCACACCTTCCTGTACCTTTGCATGCACGACGGAGGGTTGCTTGACATGCCGGCGTTGTGCAGCAATCTCGAAGTGAAGCGGCCCACGGCCCAGCACTTCATCGAACTGCTCGAAGCGACGCATCTGATCTACCGGCTGCATCCGTTCGGCTATGGCAAAGAGGTTCTTCGCAGCCGCTACAAGATCTACCTCGCCGACGCGGCGATTTCGCCGGCGGTGATGCTCAAGGGAAAAGCGCTGCTGGAGGATCCGTTGGCGTTGGGCTTCGCCACTGAGACGGCCGTGTTCAAGCACCTGTTCGCCCGCTACTACGCAAGCCAGGTTCGCTTCACGTACTGGCGCGGGAAGCGCAATCACGAAGTGGACCTCATGGTGGAACTCGGTGACCAGGTGATTCCCTTCGAGGTGAAGTACGGGTCGGCGCGCGCCGGCGCGCGGGAACTCAAGGGGCTGCTTGAACTCTGTTCGGACAACCGCGTGGCGCGCGGTTACGTGGTCGCCAAGGCGTTCGACGATTTCGGACCATTGCGGTTCGGCGGCGCCGCCGGGGCAAAGGTTATCCGGGTTCCGGCTCCGCTGCCGTGCTACTGGATGGGAGCGTCGGAGCCCGCGTCGGCGTGA
- a CDS encoding RtcB family protein — MSKRALAPIACWLAAPMDRDVREAIHRLRAAPGIVRVAVMPDVHLAAGVCIGVAAASSSWIYPQAVGGDIGCGMLAVGTDVEAAALDEARATRVLTGLAKAIPARRRNRHEAIQPPDATCAPLSHPRLDAIRRNEAALKFATLGSGNHFLELQADEEGRLWLMIHSGSRVLGPAVRDHYLELARPVGHGLFAIEVDSDPGAGYLHDAGCARAWADASRRAIAREAGRVLADVLGASLRWESAIATDHNHVALERHGGVDLWVHRKGAMRARGGEQGVLPGSMGSLSYHVEGRGYPQALCSSAHGAGRLLSRTAARAKVTERDLARQMADVWYNTRLAPRLLDEAPSAYKDIRAVLRAQRDLTKVIRTLRPVLNYKGV, encoded by the coding sequence ATGAGTAAACGCGCGCTGGCTCCCATCGCCTGCTGGCTCGCCGCGCCAATGGATCGGGACGTCCGGGAAGCGATCCACCGGCTGCGCGCGGCGCCCGGCATCGTGCGTGTTGCCGTCATGCCGGACGTGCATCTGGCCGCCGGCGTCTGCATCGGCGTGGCGGCGGCGTCTTCCAGTTGGATTTACCCGCAGGCGGTTGGCGGCGACATCGGCTGCGGGATGCTCGCGGTGGGCACGGATGTCGAAGCGGCCGCGCTCGACGAAGCCCGCGCCACGCGCGTGCTGACCGGACTGGCCAAAGCGATTCCCGCCCGGCGGAGGAACCGTCACGAGGCGATCCAGCCGCCTGATGCCACCTGTGCGCCGCTGAGCCACCCGAGGCTCGACGCGATCCGTAGGAACGAGGCGGCGCTGAAGTTCGCGACGCTGGGCTCCGGCAATCACTTCCTCGAACTGCAGGCCGACGAAGAGGGCCGGTTGTGGCTGATGATCCATAGCGGCTCGCGAGTGCTCGGTCCGGCAGTGCGGGACCACTACCTGGAACTGGCGCGTCCGGTTGGGCACGGGCTGTTTGCGATCGAGGTGGATTCGGATCCCGGCGCCGGATACCTCCACGATGCCGGCTGCGCGCGCGCTTGGGCCGATGCTTCACGCCGGGCCATTGCGCGGGAGGCGGGCCGGGTGCTTGCCGATGTGCTCGGCGCGAGCCTGCGCTGGGAATCGGCCATCGCCACGGATCACAACCACGTCGCGCTCGAGCGGCATGGCGGGGTCGATTTGTGGGTCCACCGGAAAGGGGCGATGCGGGCGCGCGGCGGCGAACAGGGGGTGCTGCCCGGCTCGATGGGAAGCCTGAGCTACCACGTGGAAGGGAGAGGCTACCCGCAGGCTCTCTGTTCGAGCGCCCATGGGGCCGGCCGCCTCCTGAGCCGGACGGCAGCGCGGGCCAAGGTGACTGAACGCGACCTGGCGAGGCAGATGGCCGACGTCTGGTACAACACCCGGCTGGCGCCGCGGCTTCTTGATGAGGCGCCTTCGGCGTACAAGGACATCCGGGCCGTGCTTCGGGCGCAGCGGGACCTGACCAAGGTCATCCGGACGCTGCGGCCGGTGCTGAACTACAAGGGGGTGTGA
- a CDS encoding metallophosphoesterase family protein: protein MRYLILSDIHANWEALQAAVAAASEEGWDEVVCLGDIVGYGADPNRCVEWVRENSRYVIRGNHDKACVGLEDLEWFNPVASRACRWTQTELSSEAADWLRQLPLGPMPAGSNGDRFTISHGSPVDEDQYVVNLDEAAQIEGYLEQSVTFFGHTHLQGGFEYAAGVQRIPGVPAADEGVSVSLEPLARYMINPGSVGQPRDGDPRAAWAVYDPEAGTVTYRRVFYDLHSAQAKILAAGLPEVLAFRLSIGH, encoded by the coding sequence GTGCGCTACCTGATCCTGAGCGACATCCACGCCAACTGGGAGGCCTTACAGGCGGCGGTTGCGGCCGCGAGCGAAGAAGGCTGGGACGAAGTGGTGTGTCTTGGCGACATCGTCGGCTACGGCGCCGATCCCAATCGGTGCGTTGAATGGGTGCGCGAGAACTCGCGATACGTGATTCGCGGCAATCATGACAAGGCGTGTGTCGGGCTCGAGGACCTGGAGTGGTTCAACCCGGTGGCCAGCCGCGCCTGCCGTTGGACGCAGACGGAACTCTCCAGCGAGGCCGCCGATTGGCTTCGCCAGCTTCCGCTCGGGCCCATGCCCGCCGGGTCCAACGGTGACCGGTTCACGATCTCCCACGGGTCGCCCGTGGATGAGGACCAATACGTCGTCAATCTGGACGAAGCCGCCCAAATCGAGGGCTACCTCGAGCAGTCCGTGACGTTCTTCGGGCACACGCACCTGCAGGGAGGGTTCGAATACGCCGCCGGCGTGCAGCGGATTCCGGGTGTGCCGGCCGCCGACGAAGGGGTGTCGGTTTCGCTCGAGCCGCTGGCGCGCTACATGATCAATCCGGGTTCGGTGGGCCAGCCGCGGGACGGTGATCCCCGGGCGGCGTGGGCCGTGTATGACCCGGAGGCGGGCACGGTGACGTACCGGCGGGTGTTCTACGATTTGCACTCGGCGCAGGCGAAGATTCTCGCGGCTGGGCTGCCCGAAGTGCTCGCGTTCCGGTTGTCCATCGGGCACTGA
- a CDS encoding metallophosphoesterase produces MVEPVWRYVPELLGGTLSIAVQWAIVRILGRKWPRAAWPLAAAAVLTSLWVAFSFGFSIPWFYNRWPVNGLLAWVKAGGILWGMVTVWGMAVHAAWVVGARLRRLGGGTFDPVRRRALEMATRTAIAAPAAVLGYGAFVERRNFRIKEIEIPVKGLAPDLNGLRMVQITDIHLSPFFSASDLEYAVGMANETKAHLALMTGDLISVRGDPLEQCVRILEKVKADAGMIGCLGNHEISADCEDLATRLAARRGIRILRGQAERVRFGNADINFAGVDYQRRSWPYLTGAETMLRPDVLNVLLSHNPDVFPVAAGMGYDLTISGHTHGGQVTVEILHQYANIIRFFTPYVYGHYEKDGKSIYVSRGLGTVGIPVRVGAPPEVSLIRLCAT; encoded by the coding sequence ATGGTTGAGCCGGTTTGGCGGTACGTTCCGGAGCTTCTCGGCGGCACGCTTTCGATCGCCGTCCAGTGGGCGATCGTGCGGATTCTGGGGCGAAAGTGGCCCCGGGCGGCGTGGCCGCTGGCCGCGGCGGCGGTGCTCACCTCACTCTGGGTGGCATTCAGTTTCGGATTCTCCATCCCCTGGTTCTATAATCGATGGCCGGTGAACGGCCTGCTCGCGTGGGTGAAGGCGGGTGGAATCTTGTGGGGTATGGTGACGGTGTGGGGAATGGCCGTCCACGCGGCTTGGGTGGTTGGGGCGCGACTCCGCCGCCTTGGCGGCGGTACGTTCGATCCGGTGCGCCGGCGCGCGCTCGAAATGGCGACGCGAACCGCGATTGCCGCGCCTGCGGCGGTGCTTGGCTACGGCGCCTTCGTCGAGCGGCGAAACTTCCGGATCAAGGAAATCGAAATCCCGGTGAAGGGCCTGGCGCCGGACCTCAACGGACTTCGGATGGTGCAGATCACCGACATCCATTTGAGTCCGTTCTTTTCCGCCAGCGATCTCGAGTACGCCGTCGGCATGGCCAACGAGACCAAAGCGCACTTGGCGCTGATGACGGGCGACCTGATCAGCGTTCGCGGAGACCCGCTCGAACAGTGCGTCCGCATCCTCGAAAAGGTAAAGGCGGACGCCGGTATGATCGGCTGCCTTGGCAACCACGAGATCTCAGCAGACTGCGAGGATCTGGCGACTCGACTGGCCGCCCGGCGCGGTATCCGCATTCTCCGCGGCCAAGCGGAGCGGGTCCGGTTCGGGAACGCCGACATCAACTTCGCCGGTGTGGACTACCAGCGCCGCAGTTGGCCGTATCTCACGGGCGCGGAAACGATGCTCCGGCCGGACGTGCTGAACGTCCTGCTGTCTCACAACCCCGATGTGTTCCCGGTCGCGGCGGGAATGGGTTATGATTTGACCATCTCCGGCCACACACACGGGGGCCAGGTAACTGTGGAGATCCTTCACCAATACGCGAATATTATTCGCTTTTTCACGCCGTATGTCTACGGGCACTACGAAAAAGACGGGAAATCGATCTACGTCAGCCGCGGGCTGGGCACCGTGGGAATCCCCGTTCGTGTAGGAGCGCCGCCGGAGGTCTCGCTGATCCGCTTGTGCGCTACCTGA
- a CDS encoding PfkB family carbohydrate kinase, protein MSLVVVGSLAYDAVETPHGKVDRMLGGACTYISLSASFFTPVSIVGVVGDDFASEDADLLHSRNINLEGMERVPGKTFFWSGVYSEDMNDRTTLQTDLNVFADFNPKLPETYRKHPYLFLGNIQPELQRNVKDQMNGVRLTGGDTMNFWIQDFREQLLDAIRDWDFLLINDAEARMLSGKANLKQAAAAIIGMGPKTVIIKRGEYGALLFFRDRHGSARWFAAPGYLLDQVFDPTGAGDCFAGGFMGYLASRNLDLADPGADHRELHRAVIYGSVMGSFCCEKFGVDRFRSLTRAEIDARFREFQDATEF, encoded by the coding sequence ATGTCTCTTGTTGTGGTCGGGTCTCTGGCATACGATGCCGTCGAGACTCCGCACGGTAAGGTCGACCGCATGTTAGGCGGCGCCTGCACCTATATTTCATTATCCGCGAGTTTCTTCACCCCCGTGAGCATCGTCGGCGTGGTGGGCGACGATTTCGCCAGCGAAGACGCCGATCTTCTGCATTCGCGCAACATCAATCTGGAGGGCATGGAGCGCGTGCCTGGCAAGACGTTCTTCTGGTCCGGGGTCTATTCCGAGGACATGAACGACCGCACGACGCTCCAGACGGACCTGAACGTTTTCGCCGATTTCAACCCGAAACTCCCCGAAACCTACAGGAAGCACCCCTACCTGTTCCTCGGCAACATCCAGCCCGAACTCCAGCGCAACGTCAAGGATCAGATGAACGGCGTCCGGCTCACCGGCGGCGACACCATGAATTTCTGGATCCAGGATTTCCGGGAGCAACTCCTCGACGCTATCCGCGACTGGGACTTCCTGCTCATCAATGACGCGGAAGCGCGCATGCTCTCGGGCAAGGCGAACCTGAAGCAGGCCGCCGCCGCGATTATCGGCATGGGCCCGAAGACCGTCATCATCAAGCGCGGCGAGTACGGAGCTCTCCTGTTCTTCCGCGACCGCCACGGAAGCGCCCGCTGGTTCGCCGCGCCCGGCTACCTCCTCGATCAGGTGTTCGACCCCACCGGCGCCGGCGATTGCTTCGCGGGCGGCTTCATGGGCTACCTCGCCTCCCGCAACCTCGATCTGGCCGACCCCGGCGCCGACCATCGCGAACTCCACCGCGCCGTCATCTACGGCTCCGTCATGGGCAGCTTCTGCTGCGAGAAGTTCGGCGTGGACCGCTTCCGTTCGCTGACGCGCGCTGAAATCGATGCGCGATTCCGTGAGTTCCAGGACGCTACCGAATTCTGA